Proteins encoded by one window of Lathyrus oleraceus cultivar Zhongwan6 chromosome 1, CAAS_Psat_ZW6_1.0, whole genome shotgun sequence:
- the LOC127085919 gene encoding iron-sulfur cluster co-chaperone protein HscB homolog isoform X1 has product MCCLIIEKFQTTYWNCHAVPQSTPFLFCQSCCCIQAVDHSIDYFEIFGTEKKYDVEGIDLERKYKEWQKKLHPDLVHSKSQKEKDFAAEQSARVIDAYRTLSKPLSRGIYMLKLKGVEIDEEQTISDPELLAEIMGIREEVEEATNSEALNHIRSQMQGKLQNWSNAFADAFKRRDFEEAKNVIRRMTYCSRVIEEVMKKL; this is encoded by the exons ATGTGCTGCTTGATCATCG AGAAATTTCAAACCACATACTGGAATTGCCATGCTGTTCCTCAATCAACACCTTTCCTGTTCTGCCAATCATGTTGCTGCATTCAGGCTGTTGATCATTCGATTGACTATTTCGAAATTTTCGGGAC GGAGAAGAAGTATGATGTAGAGGGTATTGATTTGGAGCGGAAGTACAAGGAGTGGCAAAAGAAACTGCATCCTGATTTAGTGCATTCTAAATCTCAG AAAGAAAAAGATTTTGCTGCTGAACAATCAGCAAGAGTGATTGATGCATACCGTACACTTAGCAAGCCTTTGTCAAGAGGGATTTACATG CTGAAGCTCAAAGGAGTGGAAATTGATGAGGAGCAGACAATTTCAGATCCAGAATTACTAGCAGAG ATTATGGGAATCAGGGAAGAAGTTGAAGAAGCAACTAACTCCGAGGCTCTGAATCACATTCGCTCCCAG ATGCAGGGGAAACTGCAAAATTGGTCTAATGCCTTTGCTGATGCTTTTAAAAGACGGGACTTTGAAGAAGCAAAGAATGTAATTAGGAGAATGACTTATTGTAGTCGTGTAATTGAGGAAGTTATGAAGAAGCTTTGA
- the LOC127085919 gene encoding iron-sulfur cluster co-chaperone protein HscB homolog isoform X2 produces the protein MCCLIIEKFQTTYWNCHAVPQSTPFLFCQSCCCIQAVDHSIDYFEIFGTEKKYDVEGIDLERKYKEWQKKLHPDLVHSKSQKEKDFAAEQSARVIDAYRTLSKPLSRGIYMLKGVEIDEEQTISDPELLAEIMGIREEVEEATNSEALNHIRSQMQGKLQNWSNAFADAFKRRDFEEAKNVIRRMTYCSRVIEEVMKKL, from the exons ATGTGCTGCTTGATCATCG AGAAATTTCAAACCACATACTGGAATTGCCATGCTGTTCCTCAATCAACACCTTTCCTGTTCTGCCAATCATGTTGCTGCATTCAGGCTGTTGATCATTCGATTGACTATTTCGAAATTTTCGGGAC GGAGAAGAAGTATGATGTAGAGGGTATTGATTTGGAGCGGAAGTACAAGGAGTGGCAAAAGAAACTGCATCCTGATTTAGTGCATTCTAAATCTCAG AAAGAAAAAGATTTTGCTGCTGAACAATCAGCAAGAGTGATTGATGCATACCGTACACTTAGCAAGCCTTTGTCAAGAGGGATTTACATG CTCAAAGGAGTGGAAATTGATGAGGAGCAGACAATTTCAGATCCAGAATTACTAGCAGAG ATTATGGGAATCAGGGAAGAAGTTGAAGAAGCAACTAACTCCGAGGCTCTGAATCACATTCGCTCCCAG ATGCAGGGGAAACTGCAAAATTGGTCTAATGCCTTTGCTGATGCTTTTAAAAGACGGGACTTTGAAGAAGCAAAGAATGTAATTAGGAGAATGACTTATTGTAGTCGTGTAATTGAGGAAGTTATGAAGAAGCTTTGA